A region from the Lolium perenne isolate Kyuss_39 chromosome 4, Kyuss_2.0, whole genome shotgun sequence genome encodes:
- the LOC127319659 gene encoding putative F-box/LRR-repeat protein 23: MDAAAPRPSAPEEPPTRDWSLLPLDVLAFVFVRLNAVDVLRGAGLVCRSWLQAAKVPDVWRVVDMGYHRIMLRFDEKEHADLCAMAKAAVDRSDGQLREFAGRTFVTDELMQYILERSPSLTTLRLVCCGNVFSASLASFIRESSLKELRSLELNNVGLTLGGLTAVLENCPLLEDLTVTDCYGMQEQDEQVLRAKFARIKTLKFDCDDDFDWFDFSFF, from the exons ATGGACGCTGCTGCGCCGCGGCCATCCGCGCCGGAGGAGCCGCCAACCAGGGACTGGTCTCTGCTGCCCCTCGACGTGCTTGCCTTCGTCTTCGTCAGGCTCAACGCCGTCGACGTCCTCAGGGGCGCTGGCCTCGTGTGCCGCTCCTGGCTCCAAGCCGCCAAGGTGCCAGACGTGTGGCGTGTCGTGGACATGGGGTACCACAGAATCATGTTAAGGTTCGACGAGAAGGAACATGCTGACTTGTGTGCCATGGCTAAGGCAGCCGTCGACCGTTCCGATGGGCAGCTTCGGGAGTTTGCCGGGAGGACGTTTGTCACCGACGAGCTCATGCAGTACATCCTGGAAAG GTCACCCTCACTAACCACTCTTCGGCTTGTGTGCTGCGGCAATGTCTTCAGTGCAAGTCTCGCTAGTTTTATAAGAGAATCATCTCTGAAGGAGCTTCGTTCCCTTGAACTTAACAACGTTGGCCTCACCTTGGGAGGACTAACCGCTGTCCTTGAGAATTGTCCTCTCCTGGAAGATCTTACGGTTACGGATTGCTATGGTATGCAAGAGCAAGACGAGCAGGTCCTGCGGGCGAAATTCGCCCGGATCAAGACCCTGAAGTTCGATTGTGATGATGACTTTGACTGGTTCGACTTCTCCTTTTTCTAA